From Acidimicrobiales bacterium, the proteins below share one genomic window:
- a CDS encoding FAD-dependent oxidoreductase: MATRLVIIGGGPAGNQAATQAAKLGADVTIIERDIIGGAAHLWDCIPSKAMIASGGALSQLRAARGMGLTEVTASLDSEALRVRNADIEARLERSITGLLESQSVRLIRGTGRLVGTHEVVADTEDGPIELEADAILLSTGSRPRIPEWAPIDGDRVLTTRDAYPPPTMPEHLVVIGSGVTGVEFVHMFSSFGCEVTLIVSRQQVLPRKDPEVAAALEENFIERGVKLLMGARAEGIDVTDEGITVRCDDGRRPSGSHALLAIGSIPNSDSLGLETAGVVTDGGYVTVDRHCRSNVPHIYAAGDLSGKLPLSSVASMQGRKIAEHVMGLQARAHKHLDYDKAASAIFTEPEIADVGLAEADAFAEGRKIRVTKVPFSSNAKALILDDPRGFVKILSDPATGVVLGGSIVGRNAAELISVIALAVTAGLRVSDIHESLLVHPALAEALAEAAE, from the coding sequence GTGGCGACCAGGCTCGTGATCATCGGTGGAGGGCCCGCGGGCAATCAGGCGGCCACCCAGGCGGCGAAGCTGGGCGCCGACGTCACCATCATCGAGCGCGACATCATCGGCGGAGCCGCCCACCTGTGGGACTGCATCCCCTCGAAGGCCATGATCGCCAGCGGCGGCGCCCTGTCGCAGCTGCGAGCGGCCCGGGGCATGGGCCTCACTGAGGTCACCGCCAGCCTCGACTCCGAGGCCCTGCGGGTGCGCAACGCCGACATCGAGGCCCGCCTCGAACGGTCCATCACCGGTCTGCTCGAGAGCCAGTCGGTCCGCCTCATCCGGGGCACCGGCCGCCTCGTCGGCACCCACGAGGTGGTGGCCGACACCGAGGACGGCCCGATCGAGCTCGAGGCCGACGCCATCCTGCTCAGCACGGGCAGCCGCCCCCGCATCCCCGAGTGGGCGCCCATCGACGGCGACCGGGTGCTCACCACCCGCGATGCGTACCCGCCGCCGACCATGCCCGAGCACCTCGTGGTGATCGGCTCCGGGGTCACGGGCGTCGAGTTCGTCCACATGTTCTCGTCGTTCGGCTGTGAGGTCACGCTGATCGTCAGCCGTCAGCAGGTGCTGCCCCGCAAGGACCCCGAGGTCGCCGCCGCCCTCGAGGAGAACTTCATCGAGCGGGGCGTGAAGCTGCTCATGGGCGCGCGCGCCGAGGGCATCGACGTCACCGACGAGGGCATCACGGTCCGCTGCGATGACGGTCGCCGCCCGAGCGGCTCGCACGCCCTGCTGGCCATCGGCTCGATCCCCAACTCCGACTCGCTCGGGCTCGAGACCGCCGGCGTGGTCACCGACGGCGGCTACGTCACCGTCGACCGCCACTGCCGCTCCAACGTCCCCCACATCTACGCCGCCGGCGACCTCTCCGGGAAGCTGCCGCTGTCGTCCGTGGCCTCGATGCAGGGCCGCAAGATCGCGGAGCACGTCATGGGCCTCCAGGCGAGGGCGCACAAGCACCTCGACTACGACAAGGCCGCGTCGGCCATCTTCACCGAGCCCGAGATCGCCGACGTGGGCCTGGCCGAGGCCGACGCCTTCGCCGAGGGCCGCAAGATCCGGGTCACCAAGGTGCCCTTCTCCTCCAACGCCAAAGCCCTCATCCTCGACGACCCTCGCGGCTTCGTGAAGATCCTCTCCGACCCCGCCACCGGGGTGGTGCTCGGCGGTTCGATCGTCGGCCGCAACGCTGCCGAGCTCATCTCGGTGATCGCGCTGGCGGTCACGGCCGGCCTGCGGGTGAGCGACATCCACGAGAGCCTGCTGGTGCACCCCGCGCTGGCCGAGGCGCTGGCGGAGGCCGCGGAATGA